A region from the Pontixanthobacter aestiaquae genome encodes:
- the ppdK gene encoding pyruvate, phosphate dikinase — MNTTVYNFGGGAVNDDPRAKDKTITGGKGSNLTEMAEIGLPVPPGFTITTEECVKYLAGGSDFSEALRSDVAAALQHIETAVGKSLGDNDDPLLVSVRSGARVSMPGMMDTVLNLGLNDATVQGLAKVSGDERFAWDSYRRFIQMYSDVVLEVDHGLFEEALEIAKEDKGFYNDTEMEAEDWQALVSEYKAIVEQELGKPFPQDVSHQLWGAIAAVFDSWDSDRAKVYRRLNDIPAGWGTAVNVQAMVFGNMGDTSATGVAFTRDPATGEKAYYGEWLVNAQGEDVVAGIRTPQYLTKAAREKAGAKPLSMEEAMPAAYAELAEVFELLEKHYRDMQDIEFTVQDGKLWMLQTRSGKRTAKAALKMAVDMAGEGLIDEKEAILRVDPMALDQLLHPTLDPKAHRDILTTGLPASPGAASGTIVLDADKAEQMSNAGEKVILCRVETSPEDIHGMHAAQGILTARGGMTSHAAVVARGMGRPCVSGASAVSIDMTSRRLRIGNRELKEGDTLTLDGATGQVMAGTVATIEPEMAGDFGTLMEWADKYRRMRVRTNAETPNDCRMARQFGAEGIGLCRTEHMFFDAGRISAVREMILAESEQGRRDALAKLLPEQRSDFREIFEVMVGLPCTIRLLDPPLHEFLPHGDAEFAELAKVTGHDVDHLKRRAGELHEFNPMLGHRGCRLGITYPEIYEMQARAIFEAACDVAKASGEAPVPEVMVPLVATKRELEILRALIDRTAKEVFAEQGTEIDYLVGTMIELPRAALMADKIAEEARFFSFGTNDLTQTTLGVSRDDSARFLAPYTDQGIFERDPFVSLDIEGVGQLVELAAERGRATRPDIKLGICGEHGGDPASIEFCDKVGLDYVSASPYRVPIARLAAAQSSLK, encoded by the coding sequence GAAGAATGTGTAAAATACCTCGCAGGCGGCTCGGATTTCAGTGAAGCACTGCGTAGTGACGTTGCAGCGGCGCTCCAGCATATCGAAACTGCGGTCGGTAAGTCCTTGGGCGATAATGATGATCCGCTGTTGGTCTCGGTGCGTTCTGGCGCCAGAGTGTCGATGCCCGGAATGATGGATACCGTCCTCAATCTGGGACTCAATGACGCCACGGTGCAGGGCCTCGCCAAAGTGTCCGGCGACGAGCGTTTCGCATGGGACAGCTACCGGCGGTTCATCCAGATGTATTCCGACGTCGTCCTCGAAGTCGATCACGGTCTGTTCGAGGAGGCGCTCGAAATCGCCAAGGAAGACAAGGGCTTCTACAACGATACAGAGATGGAAGCTGAAGACTGGCAGGCGCTGGTTTCGGAATATAAAGCCATCGTCGAGCAGGAATTGGGCAAGCCGTTTCCGCAGGACGTATCTCATCAACTTTGGGGTGCGATCGCAGCCGTGTTCGACAGCTGGGACAGCGACCGCGCGAAAGTATATCGCCGCCTGAATGACATTCCGGCGGGTTGGGGCACTGCCGTCAACGTACAGGCGATGGTGTTCGGCAATATGGGCGACACCAGCGCGACCGGCGTGGCTTTCACTCGTGACCCTGCGACGGGCGAGAAAGCCTATTATGGCGAGTGGCTGGTCAATGCGCAGGGCGAGGATGTCGTCGCCGGCATCCGCACCCCGCAATATCTGACCAAAGCTGCGCGCGAGAAAGCGGGCGCGAAGCCGCTCAGCATGGAAGAGGCGATGCCTGCAGCTTACGCCGAGCTGGCCGAAGTCTTCGAGCTTCTCGAGAAACATTACCGCGACATGCAGGATATCGAATTTACCGTGCAGGACGGCAAATTGTGGATGCTGCAAACCCGCTCGGGCAAGCGCACGGCCAAGGCTGCGCTCAAGATGGCCGTCGACATGGCGGGTGAGGGTTTGATCGACGAGAAAGAAGCAATTCTGCGCGTCGATCCGATGGCGTTAGATCAGCTGCTGCATCCCACGCTCGATCCCAAGGCACATCGCGATATTTTGACGACGGGCCTCCCTGCATCGCCTGGTGCAGCTTCGGGTACGATAGTGCTTGATGCCGACAAGGCAGAGCAGATGTCCAACGCAGGCGAGAAGGTCATTCTGTGCCGCGTTGAAACCAGCCCCGAAGACATTCACGGAATGCATGCCGCGCAGGGCATTCTGACGGCGCGCGGCGGCATGACGTCACACGCGGCCGTGGTCGCGCGGGGGATGGGGCGGCCCTGTGTTTCGGGTGCCTCGGCGGTCTCTATCGATATGACGTCAAGACGTCTCCGTATCGGAAATCGTGAATTAAAAGAAGGGGATACGCTCACGCTTGATGGTGCAACCGGTCAGGTCATGGCCGGTACAGTCGCCACAATCGAGCCCGAGATGGCGGGTGATTTTGGTACTTTGATGGAGTGGGCCGACAAATATCGCCGGATGCGGGTCCGCACCAATGCCGAAACACCCAACGATTGCCGGATGGCGCGCCAGTTTGGTGCGGAGGGTATCGGTCTCTGCCGTACGGAGCATATGTTCTTCGATGCTGGCCGGATTAGCGCAGTGCGCGAGATGATCCTTGCCGAAAGCGAGCAAGGACGCCGCGATGCGCTGGCCAAGCTGCTGCCCGAGCAACGCAGCGATTTTCGCGAGATTTTCGAAGTTATGGTCGGGCTGCCTTGTACTATTCGCCTGCTCGATCCCCCTCTCCATGAATTCCTGCCGCATGGCGACGCCGAGTTTGCCGAATTGGCCAAGGTAACCGGACATGATGTTGACCATCTGAAACGCCGTGCGGGCGAGCTACACGAATTTAACCCGATGCTGGGTCACCGCGGGTGCCGTCTTGGCATTACCTACCCCGAAATCTATGAAATGCAGGCGCGGGCGATCTTCGAAGCGGCGTGTGACGTCGCGAAGGCATCGGGTGAGGCTCCGGTGCCGGAAGTGATGGTTCCATTGGTCGCGACCAAGCGGGAACTCGAGATTTTACGGGCACTTATCGACCGCACCGCAAAAGAAGTCTTTGCCGAACAAGGCACCGAGATCGATTATCTTGTGGGCACCATGATTGAATTGCCGCGCGCCGCATTGATGGCAGACAAGATTGCAGAAGAAGCGCGCTTCTTCTCGTTCGGCACCAACGATCTGACGCAGACGACGCTGGGTGTTTCGCGCGATGATTCCGCCCGCTTCCTCGCGCCTTATACCGACCAGGGAATTTTCGAGCGGGATCCGTTCGTGAGCCTTGATATTGAAGGTGTCGGACAATTGGTTGAACTGGCGGCGGAACGCGGCCGGGCAACGCGCCCCGATATCAAGCTGGGCATTTGCGGCGAACATGGCGGAGATCCGGCAAGTATCGAGTTCTGCGACAAGGTCGGCTTGGACTATGTCAGCGCGTCACCATACCGCGTGCCGATTGCGAGACTGGCGGCGGCGCAGTCTTCGCTGAAGTAA